The genomic region AGCAAGAAAGCTGGCTTAGCCCTCTTCGCCTTCGGTCTTGGCTTCGGCGTCGTCGCCTTCAGCCTTCTCGCCATCGGCGGCGCCTTCTTCAGCCTTGGCAGCTTCAGCGGCCTTGGCAGCTTCGGCTTCGGCTTTCTTGGCGGCTTCTTCTTCGGCCTTCTTGGTCTCAGCAGCCTTGGCTTCAGCAGCGACCTTGGCGCGGGCAGCTTCGAGAGCTTCCTTCTTGGCCAGGGCGGCGGCTTCCTTGGCGGCCTTCTCGGCGCCTTCGGCGGCCAGGTCGATGCCCAGCTCGCCACGGCGAAGCTTGCGGATCAGCGAGCGAACGGTGTCGCTGGGCTGCGCGCCCACGCTGAGCCAGTAGTCGACGCGTTCGCTGTTAAGGCGAACCGCAGCCGGCTCCTGCATCGGGTCGTAGGTGCCAAGCACCTCAATGAAGCGACCATCACGGGGAGAGCGCTGGTCGGCGGCAACCACACGGTAGAAGGGACGCTTTTTGGCGCCATGGCGTTGAAGTCGAAGTCGGACAGTCATGTGAGTTTCATCTCCGCTTTAATAAGCTGGTTCGTGCTGTGATTTACTATGAGTTCGAAGCGCGTAGACCTGCAGCCAACAGTCCACGCTTTTAGAGGACCGTACAAAGGTGGGGCAACCTAAAGCGCAACCCCTTCGCTGTCAAGCACCAGTGGCCGGGCCGGGCGCCGCGCTCGATCACGCCACCCGACAACCGGGATCACTCGCCGGTGACCGACGCGATGAGCTTGCCCAGCTCGCCATTCTCGTGGAGCTGCATCAGGATGTCCGAGCCGCCCACAAACTCCCCGCCGATGTAGACCTGGGGGATGGTCGGCCAGCTGGAGTACTCTTTGATGCCCTGGCGCTTATCCGGGTCGACCAGGATGTCGACGGCGTGGAAGGGGCGGCCGTAGCTGGCCAGGATCGCCGCGGCGCGCGCCGAGAACCCGCACATCGGCTGCTGGGGAAGACCCTTCATGTAGAGGAGCACGGGGTTCTCAGCCACCTCGCGCGCGATCTCCGAGAGGACGTCGCCTCCCTCTTCACGCGTGCGGGGCTGGGCTTCCACGTTCTTCTCAGGGTTGGCAAGGGGGAGCGAGATGGACTTCTTCTGGTCACTCATGATGATGCCTCATCGGTTCTATGGGTGTGACGCAACGGGCTGGCCCGTCGGGTACTAAGGAGCGCCTTGAGCCGGGTCAACACCCCGGCCATCAGGCGCATTCCTGATCCGGGGTCAGGCCTGGGCGTCCCATTCTTCGGGCGTAAATACTTCTAGCGTGAGCGCGTGGACCGGGCCCTTCATCTCTTCGGCCAGCGCCTGGTAGATCGCGCGATGGCGCGCCACCAGCGACTTGCCGGCGAACTGCTCCGAGATCACCACTGCCTTGTAGTGGTCCATCGTGCCGGTCAGGTCCTGAACCTCAACCCGGGCGCCGGGAAGGGCGGCCTGAATGCGCTCAACAATGATGCTTGCTTCAATCATCTTTATCCTCGTCTTCGGAGCCCGCGTGGGATCGACGGGGGCTGCGGCAAAGCCCGCTCTCGCAGGTGCTTCAGCGCGCAACCGCCGCGGGGGGGATGTTCTCTACGAGGTCTTATCCCCTCGGGCAGCACGACGCAAGCCACGGGCATCTTCGCCGGTCTCAGAGGTGACTTTCGGAAGCAAGCCCGGGTCTTTTCCTTTGCCACTCGTCATCGGTGCTTACAGGTCCGCTCGCCGCGGATCGGGCAAGGGGTTGGTCTTGACCCCTAATTGCCCTTCTCATTATAAGGCACCGCGCTCTACGCATATGTTTTCGGTTACCCTCACATCGTAAGGAGTTTCATGGCCACGAAGCGCATTCGAAAGGCTGCCGTTATCGGTTCCGGCGTTATGGGAAGCGGCATCGCCGCACACCTCGCTAACGCGGGCATCGAGGTCTACCTGCTTGATATCGTGCCCTTTAATCCGGGCGAGAAAGACGACATCAACGACCCGGCGTTCCGCAACAGCATCGCGACCCGCAACAAGGCGCTCCTGGCCAAGACCAGCCCCTCGCCGATCTTCACCAAGCGCGATCTCGATCTGATCACCGTCGGCAACATGGACGACAACCTCGATTGGTTCGCCGAGGTCGACTGGATCGTCGAGGCCGTGCCCGAGAGCATGCCCATCAAGAAGGCGACCTTCGACAAAGTCGAAGCCCATGTGAACGATCACGCCATCATCTCCTCGAACACCTCCGGCCTCTCCATTGAGGGGATGCTGGAAGGGCGCTCCGAGAGCTTCAAGAAGCGCTTCATCGTCACGCACTTCTTCAACCCCGTGCGTTACATGAAGCTCCTTGAGCTGGTCGAAGGCCCCGACACCGCGCCGGAAGTTGTGGACGCGATGGTGGAGTTCGGCCGCGACGTGCTCGGCAAGGGCATCGTCTTCGGCAAAGACACAACGAACTTCATCGCCAACCGCATCGGCGTGCACGGCATGATGACCATCATGCACCTGATGAAGAAGTACGAGATGAGCATCGAAGGCGTCGATACCGTCTTCGGCAAAGCCATGGGCCGCCCCAAGTCGGCCGTCTTCCGCACTGCGGACATGGTCGGTCTCGATACTTTCGTGCACGTGGCCAAGAACTGCTACGACACGCTCACCGAAGATGAAGAGCGCGAGATCTTCCAGGTCCCCGACTTCATGGGCACCCTGGTCGAGAAGGGCCTCACCGGTCAGAAGGCCGGCGGCGGCTTCTATAAGAAGGGCAAGGGCGGCATCCAGACCCTGGATCTGAACACCCTTGAGTACCGCGACCGCGACAAGCCCGAGTTTGCCTCGATCGGCAAAGCCAAGGGCGCTCCGGCCAAGCGCATCAAGACGGTCGTGGTCGACGGCGACGACAAAGCTGCCGAATTTGCCCGCGAAGTTACCCTGCGCTCGCTCGCCTACACCGCGCGCCGCATGGGCGAGATCGCCGATGATGTGGTCAACATCGACCGCGGTATGAAGTGGGGCTTCAACTGGGATCTCGGTCCCTTCGAGACCTGGGACGCCCTGGGCCTTAAGTGGGCCTACGACCAGATGAAGGCTCAGGACATCGAAGTTCCCGCCTGGATCGACGAGATGATCGCCTCGGGCGCCGAGAGCTTCTACAAGCAGGACGGCGCCACCGACCTCTACTACGACGTCGCCACCAAGAGCTATAAGGCGATCGAGCGCAGTGAGAAGGCCATCAGCGTTGAGCTGCTCAAGCGCAAGGGCGCGACCAAGATCCTCGGCAACTCCTCGGCCTCGCTCCACGACATGGGCGACGGCGTGGCGCTGCTCGAGTTCCACACCAAGATGAACGCCATCGACCCCGACCTCATCGACTGCATGCACGAGGCGATCGACGAAGTTGAGGCCAACTGGGAAGGTCTGGTCATCGGCAACGACTCGACCAACTTCTCCGCCGGCGCCAACCTGCTGCTCGTGCTCATGAACGCCCAGGCCGGCCAGTGGGAGCCCATCGAGTCGATGGTCAAAGCCTTCCAGGACGCCAACCAGCGTATGCGTTACAGCTGGAAGCCGGTCGTCTCCGCGCCCAAGGGCCTGACACTGGGCGGCGGCGCCGAGGTGACCATGGGCGCCAACGCCATTCAAGCCGCTGGCGAGCTCTACATGGGTCTTGTCGAAGTTGGCGTGGGTCTGATCCCCGGCGGCGGTGGCAACCTGCAGCTGATGCGCAACGTCTTCGGCCCGCACTCCGACAACAAGGAGTTCGATCCCTTCCCCTTCCTGCGTAAGGTCTTCATGGCCATCGGCATGGGCGAAGTGGCCAAGAGCGCTGAAGAAGCTCGTGAGTTCGGCTTCCTCACCGCTAACGACGGCGTGACCATCAACGCCGATCACCTGCTTCACGACGCCAAAGAGCGCGTCCTTGGTATGGCGCGCGCCGGCTTCAAGCCGCCGCGTCCCTCCAAGTTCCGCCTGCTCGGCCCGGACGGCGCCGCCACCATCGACATGCTGCTCTACAGCATGCAGGAAAACGGCGTGATCTCGGCCCACGATCGCCTCATCGGGCGTAAGCTCGCCAACGTGCTGTGCGGCGGTGAGACCAACCCGGCGACCCTGGTCGATGAGCAGACCCTGCTCGACCTGGAGCGCGAGGCCTTCATGTCGCTCTGTGGCGAAGAGAAGAGCCAGCAGCGCATGCAGCATATGCTCATGAACAACAAGCCGCTGCGTAACTAAGGTCGGCTCGCAGCACCCCTCTCTCCGGCCGGAATGGCCGGGGAGATGGGACGGTTTGTTTTCCCGAACGAGTACCCCGGCGAGCGCGAGAAGCTGTGATGCCCGCCGAATCAGGAGATATACCTTATGACTTCTCTTCGTGACGTTGTGGTCGCCTCGTATGTGCGCACCCCCTTTACCCGCGCCTACAAAGGTGGCCTCAAAGATACCCGCCCCGACACCATGGCCGCGCTTGTAATCAAAGAAGCCGTGGCCAAGGTCGAAGGTCTTAACCCCGAAGACATCGGTGATGTGGCCATCGGCTGCGCGATGCCCGAGGCCGAGCAGGGCATGAACGTTGCCCGCGTGGCCTCGGTGATGGCCGGCCTGCCCAACACCGTGCCCGGTCTGACCGTCAACCGCTTCTGCTCCTCCGGCGTGCAGACCATCTCGCAGATGGCCGAGCGCATCATGATCGGCGCGATGGATGTCGCCGTGGCCGGCGGCACCGAGTCGATGACCATGATCCCCATGGGCGGCAACAAGGTCTCGGCCAACCCGCAGACCATGGAAGAGTACCCCGAGATCTACATCCCGATGGGGACCACCGCCGAAAACGTCGCAAAGCGTTTTGAAGTGGCCCGCGAAGATCAGGACGCCTTCGCCCTGACCAGCCACGAGAAAGCTCTCGCGGCCTGGGAAGATGGCTTCCTGGCCGGCGAAGTGCTTCCGGTCAAGACCCAGGTGGTCGGCCCCGACGGCAAGCGCCACGATGTGACCGTCGACAAAGACGACGGCCCTCGCCCCGGCTCCTCGGTGGAAGCCCTGGCGAAACTTCGCCCGGCCTTCAACCCCAAAGGCAGCGTCACCGCCGGCAACGCCTCGCCGCTCACCGATGGTGCGGCCGCTGTCGTGCTGATGAGCAAAGAAAAGGCCGATGAGCTCGGTGTGAAGCCCATGGGCTACTACCGCGCCTTCCAGGTCGCCGGCGTCGACCCGGAGATCATGGGCATCGGGCCGGTCCCGGCCATCCGCAAGCTGCTCAAGGCCACCGGCCTGAGCATCGAAGATATTGACCTCTTCGAGATCAACGAGGCCTTCGCCAGCCAGGCCGTCTACTGCGCCCGCGAGTTGGGTGTGGACCCGGCCAAGCTCAACATCCACGGCGGCGCCATCGCCCTGGGTCACCCCCTGGGTGTGAGCGGCACGCGCATGGCCGGCACGCTCCTGCGCTCGCTGGAGAAGACCGGCGGTCGCTACGGCATCGTCTCGATGTGCATCGGTGGCGGCATGGGCGCCGCGGCGCTCTTCGAGCGCGTCGAAGACTAAAGCCGCATCCCCCTTTGAGCCTGCGCGTCACTCAGAATGACGAAGAGGCGCTGAGGTGAACGAAGAAGCCGCGCTCCCAACATCGGGGGTGCGGCTTTTTTCGTATCGCAGGGCGGCGCGTGCCATCGGCCGATGGTGTCGCGGCAACGCGATGAATCTCCTTCCCTTGCCCTCGGAGCATCTTCGCTGGCACCATCGCCCCCGACGAGAGCTTGATTGTTTCCGGCGATGTCCCGATGTGTGAACGGTGGCCCACATGATCTCTTCACGACGCGGCCTAAAGGGTTTGATGTGGACCCGCGGCGAAGCCCTGGCGGCGCTGCGGCAACTTCTGCTGGGGGGCTTCGCGCTGTGGATGGCTGCCTGCGCCACAACGCCCGCCGATCCCCATCGCGATCTTGTGACCCACCGCGTGGCCGCCCCCGACGGCAGAGAGCACGAGCTCCGCGGCGTGGCCAGCTGGTACGGCGATAAGTTCCACGGTCGCCAGACCGCCAGCGGCGAGTTGTACGATATGGAAGGCTTCACAGCGGCCCATAAGACCTTACCCTTCCATACGATCGTGCGGGTCATCGAGCCCGAGAGCCGCCGCTCGGTGGTGGTCAGGATCACCGACCGCGGGCCTTTTGTGCGCGGTCGCATCATCGACCTCTCCCGCGCCGCCGCCCGCGACTTAGGCATGCTGGAAGCGGGCACCGTCGATGTGATCTTGCAGATCGAGCAGTGGGGCGACGGCTCCTACGTCTCCAACCCCTGAAGGGGGAGGGCGGCGCTACCAACATCTCACCTCCAGCACGGACGGCTCCTGTGGTCTCATTTCTGCGCGGCGTTTTAGGCGATAAACCCGAGCTCTTGATGGCCCGGATGCAGACGATGGGGCTGGTGCGCACCGGGCGGCTTTTTGCGCGCCTGAGCGGCAACCCGCCGCCCATGCCCGGCAGGGTGCCCGAGTGGCTCAGTGAGACTCTGGAGCGGGCCATCACGCGCGTCTGCGCCGCTGATGACGCGGACTTCCCCGACCCGCGGGAGTGTGGCGCGCTGGATGCGGCGCTTCATTTTATGGGCGGCATGCCCGCCACCACCCAGGAAGAACTTCAGTCGATGCTCGCCATCCTGGAGTACGCGCCCTACGCCTTCGGGCCGCGGCGCCGGCGTTTTACGCGTCTGAGTGACGATGAGCTCGACTGTCTCCTCATCACCCTGGAGACCTCTCCGCTGATGCCGGCGCGCGCGATGTTCAAAGCGCTCAAGTCGGTGTGCATGATGGGCTATTACACCCGCCCGGAGGTCTGGCCGGCCATCGGCTACAGCCTCTCGGGTAACCCGGGCGTGCCCGCGGAGCGCCGATGAGTCGCGATGATGCAAAGCGCCGCAGCCTTCCGGCCGGCATGACCTCTGCGGCGGCCAGCGACCACGCGCTCCGGCTCAAAGCCGACGTGGTGGTCGTGGGCCTGGGCGCCGGCGGGGGCATGGCCTTTCACGACCTGGCCATCGCCGGTGTCGACGTCATCGGCGTGGAGCTCGGCGATTATTTCGCCCCCGAAAACATGCGCTGCCGCGAAGAGATCATGCTCCCCAGACTCTTTATGGAGGGGGCGTCGCGCGGCACCGTCGACCAGGCCATCACCGTAATGCAGGGCAAAGGCGTGGGCGGCTCCACGCTGCATAACACCAACCTCTGCAAGCGGCTCCCCGAGCCCATCCTGGAGATCTGGAGAGGGCAGGGCGTCGACGATCTTGGCGCGGGGCTTCAGGCCGACTTTAAGAGCGTCGAGGAACTGCTCGGTGTGCACCCGGTGCCAGACGACCGCGTCAACGCCAACAACCACGCGCTCTTCCGCGGCGCGCGCGAGCTGGGCTACGAGCACAGCGTACTCTCGCATAACCGCCAGGGCTGCCAGCAATCGGGAATGTGCGAGCTGGGCTGCCCCAACAACGGCAAACAGAACGTCGCCAAAGTGCTCATTCCGCCGGCGCTTAAGGCCGGCGGGCGCGCGCTGATTCACGCCCGCGTCGACCGCATCTTAACGCGGGGCCGCCAGGTCTGCGGCGTGGCCGGCCGGGCCATCGACCCGCAAAACGGCGCGGAGCTTCAACCTTTTGAGGTTCGCGCCGAACGCGTCGTGCTCGGTGCCAGTGCCACCAACTCCGCTGCGCTCGCCATTAAGAGCGGACTTCCCGATCCGCATAAACTTACCGGTCGTCGCCTGCACATTCACCCGGGCGCCTTTGTGATGGGCGTCTTCGATGAGACCATCGAGGGCTGGAAGGGCGTGCCCCAGGCCGCTGAATGCACCGAGTTTTTGAAGTTTGGCCACGACGCCGACCGGCGAGTCTGGCTGGTCTCGGGCTTTGCGCACCCGGGCGCCTCCGCCGGGCTTATGCCCGGTTTTGGAGCCGCCCACGCCTCGATGATGCGCCTCTACCCCAATGTGGCCGCCATCATCGCGATGGTGCACGACCATTACAGCGGGCATGTGCGCCCCCGCGATGGCGAGCGCGTGCAGATCCATTACCGACCCGATCGCGCCGAGCTCGACCAGGTGGCCTTGGGGATGCGCGAGGCCGCTCGCATCCTTTTTGCCGCCGGCGCCCGCCAGGTCATCATCCCCACTTCACCGCCTCGCCTCCTCGACTCGCCGGCAAAGCTCGATGCCCTCAAAGGCGCCACTCTCGGTCCCTTCAACCCCTCGATGGTCGCCGTGCACCCGATGTCGACGATGTGGATGGGCGAAGATCCGCGCAGTAGCGTGGTGAGCAGCCACGGCGCGCACCATCAAGTGCGCGGCCTCTATGTAGCCGACGGCTCGCTCTTTCCCACGTCGATCGGCGGGCCGCCGCAGATCCCCATCTACACCTTCGGGCGGCGAGTGGCCCGGGCGCTTCGCGCGAGCCTCGAGGCTCGCTGAGAGCGCGCTTAGCGGCGGCCGGGCAAGAGGCGTACGCGTTTGGGGTGGTCCTGCAGGGTCTCTTGAATGAGCCGATCGAGCGCCGCCTCGACCTCACGGGCGTAACTCGCGCAATGCGGCATCATCGCCTCGGGCACGTCCTGCCCGGCGTCCAGCGCTCTCCCGAGGTCGGGGAGTTGAACAGGCTTGCCAAAGCGAAAGACGCAGCGCACCGGCCGCGCCACCGGCAGAAACGCCGGCGCCCTCGCCTTGCGATCCCCCAGAAAACTCACCGGCAAAAGCCCTCGGTCGCTTAAGATCGGAAAGATCTCGTCCGGTCCCACCGCCGCCACCGGTGTCACGGGCACGCCGGCGCGCAGCGCCACGTGCGCAAAGCCGCAGCGCTCCTGCCACTGCAGTGTATAGCGCTTGTTGCGCCCCTTCACCGAGTCCGACATCCCGCCCGGGTAGGTCACCACCATCTGACCGTTGCGCAAGAGCGCCACCCCGCTGGAGCGCGACCCGGGCACAATCCCCACCTCGTGCAGAAGCCTGCCCATCACCGGGTTGTCAAAGAGCGTGCGCAGCGCGAGCCCGCGCGGCACCCGCTCAAACTGACGCATCAACGCCGGGAAGAGCACAAAGCTGTCGATGCCCAGCAGCGCGTGATTGCCCACCAGAAACACCGGCCCCTGCGCCGGCACGTGCTCCAGGCCTTCAAGCTGCACGTCGAAGTAGCGATGCAGAGGAGAGAGCGCCCGGCGAACCGCTTTGACGCTCCAGCTGTCGATGGAAATCGATGGTTTCATAGCTCCTCGTTCGCGCGTTTCCGGCGGGGTGTTCAAAAAGTGTTCAGAATCGTGAGTTTTGACTTTTCTTCGGGGTTTTGGTCGTTATCTTCGTTTTGCACGGCTTTTGGATAGTGTGTCCGACGTCGATGGCGTGTTTCCCCGGAGTAGCGATGAACAGGCAATCCCCCACAATAAGCGACGCGAAGGACCGACCCACCTACAGCTGGATGCGGCGCCTGCAAGAGCATATGGTGCCGGTGGGGCTGGAGCGCACCCTCTCGGAGGCTGCGATTCGCAGCGCCTTTGCCGGCCTTCATACCATGGGGCTTATCGACATTGATCTTGGTCGAGAACGTTTCCCGGTCAAGGTGCAACGCGATCAGCGCTACTCGGACAACATCCATTCGGGAGCGGTCGACATCTACCGCCCGCAGGGGGCGCGGCCGCGCGCGGCCATTCTCTATATTCACGGCGGCGGTTTTCGCATCGGCTCCAAAGACAGCCACTGGCCGATGCCCTGGATCCTGGCTCGCCATGGCTACGTGGTCTTCGCCATCGACTACCGCCTGGCCCCGGAGCACCCTTATCCGGCAGCGCTCGAAGACGCGCGCGCGGCGCGGGTCTGGATGCATGAGCGTCGCCGCGAGCTCGGCATCGAGGGGCTTCCCTGGGTGGTCGCCGGCGAGTCGTCCGGGGCGAATGTGGCGCTGGCGCTGGGCGTGGCGCATCTGGAGGCCTCGCAGGAGAGATGGGCCCGGGCCCTCTGCGAAGAGTACCCGGCACCGGCCGCGATCATTCCGACCTGCGGCTACCTGCAGGTCTCCGACCCGCAGCGCTTCGGCCGCCGCCGCGACCTTCCGACCTTTGTGACCGATAAGCTCTACGAGGCATCCGAGGCCTACCTGCGTCGCGTCGACCCGCAGAACCATCCCCTGGTCGATCCGCTGTTGGTGCTCGAGAAGATGGCGCCGAGTCAGCGCGCGATGCCTGCCTTTTTCACCGCGGTGGGCACCGCCGATCCTCTCCTGGACGATACACGCCGCCTGGAGCGCGCCGCTCAAAAGCTCGGCGCGCGTACCTCGGCGCACTATTTCGAAGGGGAGTTTCACAGCTTCCACGCCTTCCCCTGGCGCGCGTCGAGCCGCACCTACTGGAAGCAGCTGCTGAGCTTTCTCGACGATGTTCTCACCCGTGGCGAGGCGCCCCGCGATCCCGATCAGCGCTCCGCGTCACCCTCAAGGCGCGCCGGATCGACGTCGACAAACTCAAAACGCTTGCCGTCGGAGTTTGAGAAGGTCACCACCTGACCCCAGGGCGACTCCGCGGTGCCGACGATATGGTCGGGCACAAGCTCGACCTTGCCCCCGCCCCCGGGCAGATCCACCACAAAGTGAGGCACGCCCATCCCACCGATGCGACCGCGAA from Lujinxingia vulgaris harbors:
- a CDS encoding lysophospholipid acyltransferase family protein, encoding MKPSISIDSWSVKAVRRALSPLHRYFDVQLEGLEHVPAQGPVFLVGNHALLGIDSFVLFPALMRQFERVPRGLALRTLFDNPVMGRLLHEVGIVPGSRSSGVALLRNGQMVVTYPGGMSDSVKGRNKRYTLQWQERCGFAHVALRAGVPVTPVAAVGPDEIFPILSDRGLLPVSFLGDRKARAPAFLPVARPVRCVFRFGKPVQLPDLGRALDAGQDVPEAMMPHCASYAREVEAALDRLIQETLQDHPKRVRLLPGRR
- a CDS encoding septal ring lytic transglycosylase RlpA family protein encodes the protein MWTRGEALAALRQLLLGGFALWMAACATTPADPHRDLVTHRVAAPDGREHELRGVASWYGDKFHGRQTASGELYDMEGFTAAHKTLPFHTIVRVIEPESRRSVVVRITDRGPFVRGRIIDLSRAAARDLGMLEAGTVDVILQIEQWGDGSYVSNP
- a CDS encoding thiolase family protein; the protein is MTSLRDVVVASYVRTPFTRAYKGGLKDTRPDTMAALVIKEAVAKVEGLNPEDIGDVAIGCAMPEAEQGMNVARVASVMAGLPNTVPGLTVNRFCSSGVQTISQMAERIMIGAMDVAVAGGTESMTMIPMGGNKVSANPQTMEEYPEIYIPMGTTAENVAKRFEVAREDQDAFALTSHEKALAAWEDGFLAGEVLPVKTQVVGPDGKRHDVTVDKDDGPRPGSSVEALAKLRPAFNPKGSVTAGNASPLTDGAAAVVLMSKEKADELGVKPMGYYRAFQVAGVDPEIMGIGPVPAIRKLLKATGLSIEDIDLFEINEAFASQAVYCARELGVDPAKLNIHGGAIALGHPLGVSGTRMAGTLLRSLEKTGGRYGIVSMCIGGGMGAAALFERVED
- a CDS encoding alpha/beta hydrolase, with product MNRQSPTISDAKDRPTYSWMRRLQEHMVPVGLERTLSEAAIRSAFAGLHTMGLIDIDLGRERFPVKVQRDQRYSDNIHSGAVDIYRPQGARPRAAILYIHGGGFRIGSKDSHWPMPWILARHGYVVFAIDYRLAPEHPYPAALEDARAARVWMHERRRELGIEGLPWVVAGESSGANVALALGVAHLEASQERWARALCEEYPAPAAIIPTCGYLQVSDPQRFGRRRDLPTFVTDKLYEASEAYLRRVDPQNHPLVDPLLVLEKMAPSQRAMPAFFTAVGTADPLLDDTRRLERAAQKLGARTSAHYFEGEFHSFHAFPWRASSRTYWKQLLSFLDDVLTRGEAPRDPDQRSASPSRRAGSTSTNSKRLPSEFEKVTT
- a CDS encoding GMC family oxidoreductase N-terminal domain-containing protein gives rise to the protein MSRDDAKRRSLPAGMTSAAASDHALRLKADVVVVGLGAGGGMAFHDLAIAGVDVIGVELGDYFAPENMRCREEIMLPRLFMEGASRGTVDQAITVMQGKGVGGSTLHNTNLCKRLPEPILEIWRGQGVDDLGAGLQADFKSVEELLGVHPVPDDRVNANNHALFRGARELGYEHSVLSHNRQGCQQSGMCELGCPNNGKQNVAKVLIPPALKAGGRALIHARVDRILTRGRQVCGVAGRAIDPQNGAELQPFEVRAERVVLGASATNSAALAIKSGLPDPHKLTGRRLHIHPGAFVMGVFDETIEGWKGVPQAAECTEFLKFGHDADRRVWLVSGFAHPGASAGLMPGFGAAHASMMRLYPNVAAIIAMVHDHYSGHVRPRDGERVQIHYRPDRAELDQVALGMREAARILFAAGARQVIIPTSPPRLLDSPAKLDALKGATLGPFNPSMVAVHPMSTMWMGEDPRSSVVSSHGAHHQVRGLYVADGSLFPTSIGGPPQIPIYTFGRRVARALRASLEAR
- the rpsP gene encoding 30S ribosomal protein S16, which codes for MTVRLRLQRHGAKKRPFYRVVAADQRSPRDGRFIEVLGTYDPMQEPAAVRLNSERVDYWLSVGAQPSDTVRSLIRKLRRGELGIDLAAEGAEKAAKEAAALAKKEALEAARAKVAAEAKAAETKKAEEEAAKKAEAEAAKAAEAAKAEEGAADGEKAEGDDAEAKTEGEEG
- a CDS encoding gluconate 2-dehydrogenase subunit 3 family protein translates to MVSFLRGVLGDKPELLMARMQTMGLVRTGRLFARLSGNPPPMPGRVPEWLSETLERAITRVCAADDADFPDPRECGALDAALHFMGGMPATTQEELQSMLAILEYAPYAFGPRRRRFTRLSDDELDCLLITLETSPLMPARAMFKALKSVCMMGYYTRPEVWPAIGYSLSGNPGVPAERR
- a CDS encoding BolA family protein → MIEASIIVERIQAALPGARVEVQDLTGTMDHYKAVVISEQFAGKSLVARHRAIYQALAEEMKGPVHALTLEVFTPEEWDAQA
- the grxD gene encoding Grx4 family monothiol glutaredoxin is translated as MSDQKKSISLPLANPEKNVEAQPRTREEGGDVLSEIAREVAENPVLLYMKGLPQQPMCGFSARAAAILASYGRPFHAVDILVDPDKRQGIKEYSSWPTIPQVYIGGEFVGGSDILMQLHENGELGKLIASVTGE
- a CDS encoding 3-hydroxyacyl-CoA dehydrogenase/enoyl-CoA hydratase family protein, which translates into the protein MATKRIRKAAVIGSGVMGSGIAAHLANAGIEVYLLDIVPFNPGEKDDINDPAFRNSIATRNKALLAKTSPSPIFTKRDLDLITVGNMDDNLDWFAEVDWIVEAVPESMPIKKATFDKVEAHVNDHAIISSNTSGLSIEGMLEGRSESFKKRFIVTHFFNPVRYMKLLELVEGPDTAPEVVDAMVEFGRDVLGKGIVFGKDTTNFIANRIGVHGMMTIMHLMKKYEMSIEGVDTVFGKAMGRPKSAVFRTADMVGLDTFVHVAKNCYDTLTEDEEREIFQVPDFMGTLVEKGLTGQKAGGGFYKKGKGGIQTLDLNTLEYRDRDKPEFASIGKAKGAPAKRIKTVVVDGDDKAAEFAREVTLRSLAYTARRMGEIADDVVNIDRGMKWGFNWDLGPFETWDALGLKWAYDQMKAQDIEVPAWIDEMIASGAESFYKQDGATDLYYDVATKSYKAIERSEKAISVELLKRKGATKILGNSSASLHDMGDGVALLEFHTKMNAIDPDLIDCMHEAIDEVEANWEGLVIGNDSTNFSAGANLLLVLMNAQAGQWEPIESMVKAFQDANQRMRYSWKPVVSAPKGLTLGGGAEVTMGANAIQAAGELYMGLVEVGVGLIPGGGGNLQLMRNVFGPHSDNKEFDPFPFLRKVFMAIGMGEVAKSAEEAREFGFLTANDGVTINADHLLHDAKERVLGMARAGFKPPRPSKFRLLGPDGAATIDMLLYSMQENGVISAHDRLIGRKLANVLCGGETNPATLVDEQTLLDLEREAFMSLCGEEKSQQRMQHMLMNNKPLRN